In Thalassospira sp. ER-Se-21-Dark, one genomic interval encodes:
- a CDS encoding ABC transporter substrate-binding protein, translating into MGKWAGIISYVPLRRSAIGARQHLSICTKIICLTLAAFVLLGTVSTASAQNTLIPPAGNQRTVTLACNPFPPSKIAQNAALPGYDIEILRAAFATRNITLITPFYPWRRAYFLARTGQVDGLCSCSYLPEREEEMFYSYLLGHVGVAFYAFGETALQSLEKISDARNMIIGVVSGYSLESTARAAGLDVLVVNNEATLLNMLLSRRIDAALSYKAPMEYELHHSQHAITDIAMVHSKVISNNPYFACISRQARDPKTLLRELNNGLMAIRENGLFDKILARYGVTSEDSKN; encoded by the coding sequence GTGGGAAAGTGGGCCGGTATTATTTCATATGTGCCTTTGCGCCGCTCTGCTATTGGCGCACGTCAACACCTGAGCATCTGCACCAAGATCATTTGCCTGACCCTAGCTGCCTTTGTCCTGCTTGGCACGGTCAGCACGGCATCGGCCCAGAACACCCTGATACCCCCCGCTGGTAACCAGCGTACCGTCACGCTGGCGTGCAATCCGTTCCCGCCCTCAAAAATTGCCCAAAATGCCGCTTTACCGGGCTATGACATCGAAATATTGCGCGCCGCGTTTGCCACGCGCAACATCACCCTGATCACACCATTTTACCCTTGGCGACGGGCCTATTTCCTTGCCCGTACCGGACAGGTCGATGGCCTGTGTTCGTGCAGTTACCTGCCTGAACGCGAAGAGGAAATGTTTTATTCCTACCTGCTCGGTCATGTCGGGGTCGCTTTCTATGCGTTTGGGGAGACCGCCCTGCAATCGCTGGAAAAGATTTCTGATGCCAGAAACATGATCATCGGTGTGGTCAGCGGTTACAGCCTTGAATCAACCGCGCGTGCGGCCGGGCTTGATGTTCTTGTGGTCAATAACGAGGCCACCCTTCTTAATATGCTGCTGTCACGTCGTATCGATGCGGCCCTGTCCTACAAGGCACCGATGGAGTACGAGCTCCATCATTCGCAACACGCCATCACCGATATCGCGATGGTCCATTCCAAGGTGATTTCAAACAATCCCTACTTTGCCTGCATCTCGCGCCAGGCAAGGGATCCAAAGACATTGCTCAGGGAACTGAACAACGGGCTTATGGCGATCCGGGAAAACGGCCTGTTTGACAAAATCCTCGCCCGATATGGCGTGACTTCCGAGGACAGCAAAAACTGA
- a CDS encoding TetR/AcrR family transcriptional regulator has protein sequence MPYAPTHKPKTRIRIVNAASALFKKHGFENVTIDQVMAAAGLTRGGFYAHFKNKEALFVACVENGMSLLSSPVLAKLRKAELSGSDWVTSFAELYLSRLHIDNPELGCALPTLSSEVSRSGDQARSAFSKLIDQASGKLAWKLAKEDGVPGMDKPVPVDGESVLPDVPDGFRTEATSMLAMLVGAVVLSRAVDNETADDILTSTRKTILQSRDHLRAKAGQKTA, from the coding sequence ATGCCCTATGCGCCGACGCACAAGCCCAAAACCCGCATTCGCATCGTTAATGCAGCAAGCGCGCTGTTTAAAAAGCACGGGTTTGAAAATGTCACGATTGATCAGGTCATGGCAGCGGCCGGGCTGACCCGTGGCGGGTTCTATGCCCATTTCAAGAACAAGGAAGCCCTGTTTGTTGCCTGCGTTGAAAACGGCATGTCGCTTTTGTCATCGCCGGTGCTGGCAAAATTGCGCAAGGCCGAGCTGTCCGGAAGCGACTGGGTGACATCCTTTGCCGAACTCTATCTGTCACGGCTTCACATTGATAACCCCGAACTTGGATGTGCCCTGCCAACCCTGTCATCCGAAGTCTCACGCTCTGGCGATCAGGCGCGTTCAGCGTTTTCAAAACTGATTGATCAGGCATCGGGCAAACTTGCCTGGAAACTGGCAAAGGAAGACGGTGTTCCGGGCATGGACAAGCCCGTCCCGGTTGACGGTGAGTCCGTACTGCCAGATGTTCCTGATGGTTTCCGCACTGAAGCCACATCGATGCTGGCGATGCTGGTCGGGGCAGTGGTGCTGAGCCGTGCAGTCGATAATGAAACGGCCGACGATATCCTGACCTCTACGCGCAAGACGATCCTGCAATCGCGAGATCACCTACGTGCGAAGGCTGGTCAGAAAACCGCCTGA
- a CDS encoding DUF2470 domain-containing protein has protein sequence MSSDTAPSSHALRQMLRHARRAVLATTAHDHAQIPDGWPVTSMVVPACDMDGTPCLLISELADHTRHIKADNRVSLLVTNHDLAENNDGTATIETDTARLTIFGRAMPVTAAADLDRVKKRYLQTHHDAAQYAGFADFGFYRVSVDAAYWVGGFGKQRRLSGDKLILPNCQALIDGHDGIVAHMNADHADALSGIVGRFTTADPSAGWQMQSIDCDGMVLTANSVDVAPLRIDFPAPVRTPDEAREILVKMCKIWRA, from the coding sequence ATGTCATCAGATACCGCACCGTCATCACACGCCCTGCGCCAGATGCTGCGTCATGCCAGACGGGCCGTTCTGGCAACAACCGCGCACGATCACGCTCAGATCCCTGATGGCTGGCCGGTGACATCGATGGTTGTCCCGGCCTGCGACATGGATGGTACGCCCTGCCTTCTGATCTCTGAACTTGCCGATCACACCCGTCACATCAAGGCCGACAACCGTGTTTCGCTTCTGGTAACAAACCACGATCTGGCCGAAAACAACGATGGTACGGCCACAATTGAAACCGATACCGCCCGATTGACCATCTTCGGACGCGCCATGCCGGTAACAGCCGCCGCTGACCTTGACCGGGTGAAAAAACGCTATCTGCAAACCCATCACGATGCTGCCCAATATGCCGGGTTTGCTGATTTCGGGTTCTATCGGGTTTCTGTCGACGCAGCCTACTGGGTGGGCGGATTTGGCAAACAACGCCGCCTTTCGGGTGATAAACTGATCCTGCCAAACTGTCAGGCACTGATCGACGGCCATGACGGGATCGTTGCGCATATGAATGCCGATCATGCCGATGCCCTGTCTGGCATCGTTGGTCGCTTCACCACCGCCGATCCCAGTGCTGGCTGGCAGATGCAATCGATTGATTGCGATGGCATGGTTCTGACCGCCAATTCGGTCGATGTCGCACCGCTTAGAATCGACTTCCCGGCCCCGGTCCGAACGCCGGACGAGGCACGCGAAATTTTGGTCAAAATGTGCAAAATATGGCGCGCATAA
- a CDS encoding glutathione S-transferase family protein produces MILNDYLMSGNGYKVRLLLSMLGQPFEYVERDIMKGETHTPEYLEKVNPNGKIPALVLDDGRTLAESNAILIYLAEGTNFIPEDAYDRADMMSWLFFEQYDHEPNVAVLISWYAIKGLPEHAEIFEPMKQAGAKRALDLMEKRLSGHNWLVGDALTIADISLYAYTHRAELGKISLAPYPGIRAWLDRMTAVPGYVPITWTP; encoded by the coding sequence ATGATTTTGAACGACTATTTGATGTCGGGAAACGGCTATAAGGTCCGTTTGCTGCTTTCGATGCTGGGTCAACCGTTTGAATATGTCGAACGCGACATCATGAAAGGCGAAACCCACACGCCCGAATACCTTGAAAAGGTCAACCCGAACGGCAAAATTCCGGCCCTAGTCCTGGATGACGGAAGGACCCTTGCCGAAAGCAACGCCATTCTGATCTATCTGGCCGAAGGCACCAATTTCATCCCCGAGGATGCATATGACCGGGCCGATATGATGAGCTGGTTGTTCTTTGAACAATATGACCATGAACCAAACGTCGCCGTTCTGATTTCATGGTATGCGATCAAGGGTCTGCCGGAACATGCCGAAATCTTTGAACCGATGAAACAGGCGGGGGCGAAGCGTGCGCTTGATCTGATGGAAAAGCGTCTTTCAGGGCATAACTGGCTGGTCGGCGATGCGCTTACCATTGCCGATATCTCGCTTTATGCCTACACGCACCGGGCCGAACTTGGCAAAATCAGTCTGGCACCCTATCCCGGCATTCGCGCATGGCTTGACCGGATGACGGCGGTTCCGGGCTATGTGCCGATCACCTGGACGCCCTAA
- a CDS encoding pyrimidine 5'-nucleotidase produces MTTAPKRRSELPRVDDDSVLIFDLDNTLYPAACNLFSQVSDLIGQYVRDALKLEATEAHRVQKDYFHRYGTTLRGLMTEHEIDPADYLAKVHDIDLSVVAPAPDLASALNDLPGRKLIFTNASRGHAERVMDRLGIADHFETIFDIVDAEYIPKPKQEPYDLLLARDGIDPTRAVYFEDMAKNLLPAKDMGMTTVWVHTDLEWAQAGRDDPRIDHETDDLVGFLRGLNSGS; encoded by the coding sequence ATGACCACCGCCCCGAAACGCAGATCCGAATTGCCCCGTGTCGACGATGACAGCGTTCTGATCTTTGATCTCGACAACACGCTTTATCCGGCGGCCTGCAATCTGTTTTCACAGGTGTCTGATCTGATCGGGCAATATGTCCGCGATGCGCTGAAGCTTGAGGCAACCGAAGCCCACCGGGTGCAAAAGGACTATTTCCATCGCTATGGCACCACCTTGCGCGGGTTGATGACCGAACATGAAATCGATCCGGCCGATTACCTTGCCAAGGTCCATGACATCGATCTGTCCGTGGTCGCCCCGGCACCGGATCTTGCCAGCGCGCTGAATGATCTTCCGGGCCGCAAACTGATTTTTACCAATGCATCACGCGGCCATGCCGAACGGGTGATGGACCGCCTTGGTATTGCCGATCATTTTGAAACCATCTTTGACATCGTTGATGCCGAATACATCCCCAAGCCCAAGCAGGAACCCTATGACCTGCTTCTGGCGCGCGATGGGATTGACCCGACCCGTGCGGTCTATTTCGAAGACATGGCCAAAAACCTTCTGCCCGCCAAGGATATGGGCATGACCACCGTCTGGGTGCATACTGATCTTGAATGGGCGCAGGCCGGTCGCGATGATCCGCGCATTGATCATGAAACTGATGATCTTGTCGGCTTTTTGCGCGGGCTTAATAGCGGATCGTAA
- the dapD gene encoding 2,3,4,5-tetrahydropyridine-2,6-dicarboxylate N-succinyltransferase, with amino-acid sequence MNRTELEGVINVAWENRDEINSSTQGEIRKAVEQTLSAMDSGDLRVAEKTNGKWVVNQWAKKAVLLSFRLNDMTTIAGGPGENTNWWDKVPSKFEGWGEAEFKKAGFRAVPGSIVRRSAYVAPGTVLMPSFVNLGAYVDTGVMVDTWATVGSCAQIGKNVHLSGGAGIGGVLEPLQAGPVIIEDNAFIGARSEIVEGVIVEEGAVISMGVFIGASTKIIDRTTGETFVGRVPAYSVVVPGSIPGKPLPDGTPGPSLYCAVIIKRVDEKTRSKTSINELLRD; translated from the coding sequence ATGAACAGAACCGAGCTTGAAGGCGTGATCAACGTCGCATGGGAAAACCGCGACGAGATTAACTCCTCTACCCAGGGTGAAATCCGCAAGGCTGTTGAACAGACGCTTTCCGCCATGGATTCCGGCGACCTACGCGTTGCCGAAAAGACCAATGGCAAATGGGTTGTCAATCAGTGGGCCAAAAAGGCGGTTCTGCTGTCCTTCCGTCTCAATGACATGACCACCATCGCAGGCGGTCCGGGCGAAAACACCAACTGGTGGGACAAGGTCCCGTCCAAGTTCGAAGGTTGGGGCGAAGCCGAATTCAAAAAGGCCGGTTTCCGTGCCGTTCCGGGCAGCATCGTGCGCCGTTCGGCCTATGTAGCACCGGGCACCGTTTTGATGCCGTCCTTCGTGAACCTTGGCGCCTATGTTGATACCGGTGTCATGGTCGATACTTGGGCCACGGTTGGATCGTGCGCACAGATTGGCAAGAACGTTCACCTGTCGGGTGGTGCCGGTATCGGTGGCGTGCTTGAGCCGCTTCAGGCCGGCCCGGTCATCATCGAAGACAACGCCTTTATCGGCGCACGTTCGGAAATCGTTGAAGGTGTGATCGTCGAAGAAGGTGCTGTCATTTCGATGGGTGTCTTCATCGGCGCATCGACCAAGATCATCGACCGCACCACCGGCGAAACCTTTGTCGGTCGCGTTCCGGCCTATTCCGTGGTCGTTCCGGGCAGCATTCCGGGCAAGCCGCTTCCGGATGGCACGCCAGGGCCGAGCCTGTATTGCGCGGTCATCATCAAACGCGTTGATGAAAAGACCCGCTCGAAAACTTCGATCAACGAATTGCTGCGCGACTGA
- a CDS encoding EAL domain-containing protein, protein MDKLIKARTTELRKERNRFAALAFVWGDLLLELDGDLRIVFASGASDGILGNRPQDLSGKSFIQFLAKQYRPLVTEMLRVARRRGRMDNIQVRFNQQAGMLSPPVSMSGYFLPDLGDHFFVALRVAINALSPDVAASLQRDTATGLLDEESLSKVVTERLMARRETGIEHKFTLMTLNAFDPLCARMKQIEQAEMMASVGAFLRAHSVAGDTAGRLGTEQFGMLHRADVPIGDLEKRIEECVRDADPTGVGIEVSSSVTDFTAELIPPGDLARGVLYSIRRFCDRQEHSFTFSRLMGQADNLVNNTFSAMQDFGTRVDQLKFDTVYQPIVRLPNAEIHHFEVLVRFYDDDGKLIPTQELVSFAEQVNMVHRLDLAMLRRNLKWITSQLDQGITARVAVNISGHSLGNPDFCRSVIALFERHREALGQLMLEITETAEISDIDTAAKWIARFREFGVEICLDDFGTGASNFRYLSAMDIDYVKIDGESIRQSTKTPKGLAFLRSLVDLCHDINVEVVAEMIETDKMRELVTKAGFDYAQGYLFGKPEADITLYWRDSVYKR, encoded by the coding sequence TTGGATAAACTTATAAAGGCGCGAACAACCGAACTGCGCAAAGAGAGAAACCGTTTTGCGGCATTGGCCTTTGTCTGGGGGGATCTTCTTCTGGAACTGGACGGGGATCTGCGCATTGTTTTTGCCTCTGGCGCATCAGACGGGATTTTGGGGAATCGGCCACAAGACCTGTCGGGGAAGTCGTTCATCCAATTCCTGGCAAAACAGTATCGCCCACTGGTGACAGAGATGTTGCGGGTCGCGCGCCGTCGCGGGCGCATGGACAATATTCAGGTCCGCTTTAATCAGCAGGCCGGCATGTTAAGCCCGCCGGTTTCCATGAGCGGCTATTTCCTGCCTGATCTTGGCGATCATTTCTTTGTCGCACTCAGAGTTGCGATCAATGCCCTGTCGCCTGATGTTGCCGCCAGCCTTCAGCGCGACACTGCTACGGGACTTCTTGATGAGGAAAGCCTGTCAAAGGTCGTCACGGAACGGTTGATGGCGCGCCGGGAAACCGGGATCGAGCACAAATTTACCCTGATGACCCTCAATGCGTTTGATCCGCTATGCGCGCGGATGAAACAGATCGAACAGGCGGAAATGATGGCCAGCGTCGGAGCCTTTCTGCGCGCCCATTCGGTTGCGGGCGACACGGCCGGGCGACTGGGGACAGAACAATTTGGCATGTTACATCGCGCAGATGTCCCGATTGGCGATCTTGAAAAACGGATCGAGGAATGTGTGCGCGATGCGGATCCGACCGGGGTTGGCATCGAGGTCAGTTCATCCGTGACCGATTTTACCGCCGAGCTGATCCCACCGGGCGATCTGGCGCGCGGGGTTTTGTATTCCATTCGGCGGTTCTGTGACCGGCAGGAGCACAGCTTTACGTTTTCGCGCCTGATGGGGCAGGCGGATAATCTGGTCAATAATACCTTTTCGGCGATGCAGGATTTCGGCACAAGGGTCGATCAGTTGAAGTTCGATACGGTGTATCAGCCGATCGTGCGCCTGCCGAATGCGGAAATCCATCATTTCGAAGTGCTGGTAAGGTTCTATGACGATGATGGCAAACTGATCCCGACACAGGAACTGGTCAGCTTTGCCGAGCAGGTCAATATGGTCCATCGTCTTGATCTGGCGATGTTGCGCCGAAACCTTAAATGGATCACCTCCCAGCTTGATCAGGGGATAACAGCCCGGGTTGCTGTGAATATTTCCGGCCATTCGCTGGGAAATCCGGATTTTTGCCGGTCTGTGATTGCGCTGTTTGAGCGCCATCGCGAAGCACTTGGCCAATTGATGCTTGAGATCACCGAAACCGCCGAAATCAGCGATATCGATACGGCGGCAAAATGGATTGCCCGTTTCCGTGAATTCGGGGTCGAGATCTGCCTTGATGATTTCGGCACCGGTGCGTCGAACTTCCGGTATCTCAGCGCAATGGATATCGATTATGTGAAGATTGACGGCGAATCAATCCGGCAATCGACCAAGACGCCCAAGGGGCTGGCGTTCCTGCGATCGCTTGTCGATCTGTGCCACGACATCAATGTCGAGGTTGTCGCCGAGATGATCGAGACAGACAAGATGCGCGAACTCGTGACCAAGGCCGGTTTTGACTATGCGCAGGGCTATCTGTTCGGCAAGCCAGAAGCCGACATTACGCTGTATTGGCGTGATTCTGTTTACAAGCGGTGA
- a CDS encoding glutathione S-transferase family protein — MSDVTIIGMPRSNLTRTVRIACLEKEIPFAFSSRNVQPPGHPPTPELLRNNPFGKFPVLKHGPFVLYETAAICRYIDDNFPGPLLRPVHAEKAARMNQWISVAMTRLDPDIIRNFVIPMFLADDVKRRDPEFTTRMNEMADRIRHDLSVLDAAYADGWVCGDRFTIPDMMIMPMIHYLNAMPGGPEMLASAPNVEDAFARFKARSSAAQTDPLLPEKLLKSA, encoded by the coding sequence ATGTCGGATGTCACAATTATCGGAATGCCGCGCAGTAACCTGACACGCACAGTTCGCATTGCCTGTCTGGAAAAGGAAATACCGTTCGCGTTCAGCAGCCGGAATGTCCAGCCACCCGGCCATCCGCCAACACCGGAACTGTTACGCAACAACCCGTTTGGCAAGTTCCCGGTCCTGAAACACGGGCCGTTCGTGCTTTATGAAACCGCGGCCATTTGCCGCTATATTGATGATAATTTCCCCGGGCCGTTATTGCGCCCGGTGCATGCCGAAAAAGCCGCCCGGATGAACCAGTGGATCAGTGTCGCCATGACCCGGCTTGATCCGGACATCATCCGTAATTTTGTTATTCCGATGTTTCTTGCCGATGATGTCAAACGTCGTGACCCGGAATTTACCACCCGGATGAACGAGATGGCGGACCGCATCCGTCATGATCTTTCTGTCCTTGACGCTGCTTATGCCGATGGCTGGGTTTGTGGTGACCGTTTCACCATTCCCGACATGATGATCATGCCGATGATCCATTATCTGAACGCGATGCCGGGCGGCCCGGAAATGTTGGCAAGTGCGCCCAATGTCGAAGATGCCTTTGCGCGCTTCAAGGCGCGAAGTTCTGCGGCCCAGACAGACCCGCTTTTGCCGGAAAAGCTTTTGAAATCAGCCTGA
- a CDS encoding phosphoenolpyruvate carboxykinase yields MLQSGPVVSRVGLETHGLKNLGAVHWNLDAAGLYEHAIRRNEGKIAKGGAFVALTGEHTGRSPLDRFIVEEESTKADIDWGDVNRPVSPEVFERLYQKVRAYFQGTELFVQDCFAGSDPRFRLPVRVINENAWHNLFARNMFIQPQKEELRDFTPEFTILHAPGLQADPQDDGTRSEVFVMVSFERKMVIIGGTWYAGEMKKSIFSVLNHILPAKGVMPMHCSANMGKNGDTAVFFGLSGTGKTTLSADASRTLIGDDEHGWGEDGVFNFEGGCYAKVIKLSREAEPEIFATTERFGTVLENVVMNKQSRELDLDDARHTENTRSSYPIEFIPNASETGRGGHPKNIIMLTCDAFGVLPPIAKLSSAQAMYHFLSGYTAKVAGTEKGVKEPTAAFSACFGAPFMPRHPSVYAKLLGEMMEKHEANCWLVNTGWSGGGYGVGSRMKIAYTRGLLNAALNGDLENAEFATDPFFGLAYPTACGDIPADVLNPRESWKDKAAYDKAATNLTGLFEKNFAKFEEHVTDDVREAAIRNSAEVKAAE; encoded by the coding sequence GTGCTGCAATCAGGACCCGTTGTCAGCCGTGTAGGCCTTGAAACCCATGGCCTCAAAAACCTTGGCGCCGTTCACTGGAACCTTGACGCTGCCGGCCTTTATGAACATGCGATCCGTCGCAACGAAGGTAAAATCGCCAAAGGCGGTGCCTTTGTCGCCCTTACCGGCGAACATACCGGCCGTTCCCCGCTGGATCGCTTCATCGTCGAAGAAGAAAGCACCAAGGCAGATATCGATTGGGGCGATGTAAACCGCCCGGTCAGCCCGGAAGTATTTGAGCGCCTCTATCAGAAAGTGCGCGCATATTTCCAGGGCACCGAACTGTTCGTTCAGGATTGCTTTGCCGGTTCCGATCCGCGTTTCCGCCTGCCGGTGCGCGTGATCAACGAAAACGCTTGGCATAACCTTTTTGCCCGCAACATGTTCATCCAGCCGCAGAAAGAAGAGCTGCGCGACTTCACGCCGGAATTCACCATTCTGCATGCACCGGGCCTACAGGCAGACCCGCAAGACGACGGCACCCGCTCCGAAGTCTTCGTGATGGTCAGTTTTGAGCGCAAAATGGTTATCATCGGCGGCACCTGGTATGCCGGCGAAATGAAGAAATCGATCTTCTCGGTTCTTAACCACATCCTTCCGGCCAAGGGCGTCATGCCGATGCATTGCTCGGCCAATATGGGCAAGAATGGCGATACCGCCGTCTTCTTTGGCCTGTCGGGTACCGGTAAAACCACGCTTTCTGCCGACGCATCGCGCACCCTGATCGGGGATGACGAACACGGCTGGGGCGAAGACGGCGTCTTTAACTTCGAAGGCGGCTGCTATGCGAAGGTGATCAAACTTTCGCGCGAAGCAGAACCGGAAATCTTCGCAACGACCGAGCGTTTCGGCACCGTTCTTGAAAACGTTGTGATGAACAAGCAATCGCGCGAGCTTGATCTCGACGATGCCCGTCACACCGAAAACACCCGTTCTTCCTATCCGATCGAATTCATTCCGAACGCTTCGGAAACCGGTCGTGGTGGCCATCCGAAAAACATCATCATGCTGACCTGTGATGCCTTTGGCGTTCTGCCGCCGATCGCAAAACTGTCCTCGGCACAGGCGATGTACCACTTCCTGTCGGGTTACACCGCCAAAGTTGCTGGCACCGAAAAAGGTGTCAAGGAACCGACTGCTGCGTTCTCGGCTTGCTTTGGTGCGCCGTTCATGCCGCGTCATCCGTCGGTTTACGCCAAGCTGCTTGGCGAAATGATGGAAAAACACGAAGCCAATTGCTGGCTGGTCAATACCGGCTGGTCCGGCGGCGGCTATGGCGTTGGTTCGCGCATGAAGATTGCCTATACCCGTGGCCTGCTCAATGCGGCGCTGAATGGCGATCTGGAAAATGCCGAATTCGCGACCGATCCGTTCTTCGGTCTGGCCTATCCGACCGCCTGCGGCGATATCCCGGCCGATGTTCTGAACCCGCGCGAAAGCTGGAAAGACAAGGCTGCCTATGACAAGGCTGCCACCAACCTGACCGGCCTGTTTGAAAAGAACTTCGCGAAGTTCGAAGAACATGTCACTGATGATGTCCGCGAAGCTGCCATCCGCAACAGCGCGGAAGTCAAAGCCGCCGAATAA
- the dapE gene encoding succinyl-diaminopimelate desuccinylase, whose protein sequence is MSTALELAQTLIRCPSVTPADEGALDVLQKALEARGFKCTRKVFDGDDSDAIDNLYARLGTKGRNFCFAGHTDVVPAGDVAAWTVDPFGGEVKDGRLFGRGAVDMKTGIACFVGAVDAFLAAHPDFDESISFLITGDEEADAINGTVKLVEWCDQQDEKFDACLVGEPTNPKYLGEMMKVGRRGSITGWLTVYGAQGHVAYPHLADNPVPRMIKTLDVLNSRALDQGTDHFQPSNLEITTVDAGNTATNVVPAKVSAAFNIRFNDQHKGADLKKWIEDVCAEYAGAHDLKVKISGEAFLSNPGKLANLIADASEKITGKRPEMSTTGGTSDARFIQKYTEVAEFGLVGQSMHKVDEHAMVDDIENLVKIYAEILSGFYD, encoded by the coding sequence ATGTCGACCGCCCTTGAACTTGCACAAACCCTGATCCGCTGCCCGTCGGTTACTCCCGCCGATGAAGGCGCGCTTGATGTGTTGCAAAAGGCGCTTGAGGCACGGGGATTTAAGTGCACGCGCAAGGTCTTTGATGGCGATGACAGTGATGCGATCGACAACCTTTATGCCCGTCTGGGGACCAAGGGGCGCAATTTCTGTTTTGCCGGTCATACCGATGTGGTGCCCGCTGGCGATGTTGCCGCCTGGACCGTTGATCCGTTCGGCGGCGAAGTCAAAGATGGCCGTTTGTTTGGCCGGGGTGCGGTTGATATGAAAACCGGCATTGCCTGCTTTGTCGGAGCGGTTGACGCGTTTCTGGCTGCCCATCCGGATTTCGATGAAAGCATCTCGTTCCTGATCACCGGTGACGAAGAAGCCGACGCGATCAACGGCACGGTCAAGCTGGTCGAATGGTGCGATCAGCAGGACGAGAAATTTGATGCCTGTCTGGTCGGCGAACCGACCAACCCGAAATATCTGGGCGAGATGATGAAAGTCGGTCGCCGTGGCTCCATCACCGGCTGGCTGACAGTTTATGGCGCACAGGGCCATGTCGCCTATCCGCATCTGGCGGACAATCCGGTTCCGCGCATGATCAAGACGCTTGATGTGCTCAATTCCCGCGCGCTTGATCAGGGCACCGATCATTTCCAGCCCAGCAACCTTGAAATCACCACCGTCGATGCGGGCAATACCGCAACCAATGTGGTGCCCGCCAAGGTCAGTGCCGCGTTCAACATCCGCTTTAATGATCAGCACAAGGGTGCGGATCTTAAAAAATGGATCGAAGATGTCTGTGCCGAGTATGCCGGTGCGCACGATCTCAAGGTCAAGATTTCCGGCGAAGCGTTTTTGTCCAATCCGGGCAAGCTCGCCAACCTGATTGCTGATGCCTCGGAAAAAATCACCGGCAAACGGCCTGAAATGAGCACGACCGGCGGCACATCCGATGCGCGCTTCATTCAGAAATACACCGAAGTCGCCGAATTCGGCCTGGTCGGACAAAGCATGCACAAGGTCGATGAACACGCCATGGTCGATGACATCGAAAACCTTGTGAAAATCTATGCAGAAATCCTGTCGGGCTTTTATGACTGA